The following are encoded in a window of Pongo abelii isolate AG06213 chromosome 16, NHGRI_mPonAbe1-v2.0_pri, whole genome shotgun sequence genomic DNA:
- the POLG gene encoding DNA polymerase subunit gamma-1 isoform X1: MSRLLWRKVAGATVGPGPVPAPGRWVSSSVPASDPSDEQRRRRQQQQQQQQQQQPQQPQVPSSEGGQLRHNPLHIQMLSRGLHEQIFGQGGEMPGEAAVRRSVEHLQKHGLWGQPAAPLPDVELRLPPLYGDNLDQHFRLLAQKQSLPYLEAANLLLQAQLPPKPPAWAWAEGWTRYGPEGEAVPVAIPEERALVFDVEVCLAEGICPTLAVAISPSAWYSWCSRRLVEERYSWTSQLSPADLIPLEVPGGASSPTQRDWQEQLVVGHNVSFDRAHIREQYLIQGSGMRFLDTMSMHMAISGLSSFQRSLWIAAKQGKHKVQPPTKQVQKSQRKARRGPAVSSWDWLDISSVNNLAEVRRLYVGGPPLEKEPRELFVKGTMKDIRENFQDLMQYCAQDVWATHEVFQQQLPLFLERCPHPVTLAGMLEMGVSYLPVNQNWERYLSEAQGTYEELQREMKKSLMDLANDACQLLSGERYKEDPWLWDLEWDLQEFKQKKAKKVKKEPATASKLPIEGAGAPGDPMDQEDLGPCSEEEEFQQDVMARACLQKLKETTELLPKRPQHLPGHPGWYRKLCPRLDDPAWTPGPSLLSLQMRVTPKLMALTWDGFPLHYSERHGWGYLVPGRRDNLASLPTGTTLESAGVVCPYRAIESLYRKHCLEQGKQQLIPQEAGLAEEFLLTDNSAIWQTVEELDYLEVEAEAKMENLRAPVPGQPLVLTARGGPKDTQPSYHHGNGPYNDVDIPGCWFFKLPHKDGNSCNVGSPFAKDFLPKMEDGTLQAGPGGASGPRALEINKMISFWRNAHKRISSQMVVWLPRSALPRAVIRHPDYDEEGLYGAILPQVVTAGTITRRAVEPTWLTASNARPDRVGSELKAMVQAPPGYTLVGADVDSQELWIAAVLGDAHFAGMHGCTAFGWMTLQGRKSRGTDLHSKTATTVGISREHAKIFNYGRIYGAGQPFAERLLMQFNHRLTQQEAAEKAQQMYAATKGLRWYRLSDEGEWLVRELHLPVDRTEGGWISLQDLRKVQRETARKSQWRKWEVIAERAWKGGTESEMFNKLESIATSDIPRTPVLGCRISRALEPSAVREEFMTSRVNWVVQSSAVDYLHLMLVAMKWLFEEFAIDGRFCISIHDEVRYLVREEDRYRAALALQITNLLTRCMFAYKLGLNDLPQSVAFFSAVDIDRCLRKEVTMDCKTPSNPTGMERRYGIPQGEALDIYQIIELTKGSLEKRSQPGP; the protein is encoded by the exons ATGAGCCGCCTGCTCTGGAGGAAGGTGGCCGGCGCCACCGTCGGGCCAGGGCCGGTTCCAGCTCCGGGGCGCTGGGTCTCCAGCTCCGTCCCCGCGTCCGACCCCAGCGACGAGCaacggcggcggcggcagcagcagcagcagcaacagcagcaacagcagcctCAGCAGCCGCAAGTGCCATCCTCGGAGGGCGGGCAGCTGCGGCACAACCCATTGCACATCCAGATGCTCTCGAGAGGGCTGCACGAGCAAATCTTCGGGCAAGGAGGGGAGATGCCCGGCGAGGCCGCGGTGCGCCGCAGCGTCGAGCACCTGCAGAAGCACGGGCTCTGGGGGCAGCCAGCCGCGCCCTTGCCCGACGTGGAGCTGCGCCTGCCGCCCCTCTACGGGGACAACCTGGACCAGCACTTCCGCCTCCTGGCCCAGAAGCAGAGCCTGCCCTACTTGGAGGCGGCCAACTTGCTGTTGCAGGCCCAGCTGCCCCCGAAGCCCCCGGCTTGGGCCTGGGCGGAGGGCTGGACCCGGTACGGCCCCGAGGGGGAGGCCGTACCCGTGGCCATCCCCGAGGAGCGGGCCCTGGTGTTCGACGTGGAGGTCTGCTTGGCAGAGGGAATTTGCCCCACATTGGCGGTGGCCATATCCCCCTCGGCCTG GTATTCCTGGTGCAGCCGGCGGCTGGTGGAAGAGCGTTACTCTTGGACCAGCCAGCTGTCGCCGGCTGACCTCATCCCCCTGGAGGTCCCTGGTGGTGCCAGCAGCCCCACCCAGAGAGATTGGCAGGAGCAGTTAGTGGTGGGGCACAATGTTTCCTTTGACCGAGCTCATATCAGGGAGCAGTACCTGATCCAG ggtTCCGGCATGCGTTTCCTGGACACCATGAGCATGCACATGGCCATCTCAGGGCTAAGCAGCTTCCAGCGCAGTCTGTGGATAGCAGCCAAGCAGGGCAAGCACAAGGTCCAGCCCCCCACAAAGCAAGTCCAGAAGTCCCAGAGGAAAGCCAGAAGAGGCCCAGCG GTCTCATCCTGGGACTGGCTGGACATCAGCAGTGTCAACAATCTGGCAGAGGTGCGCAGACTTTATGTAGGGGGGCCTCCCTTAGAGAAGGAGCCTCGAGAACTGTTTGTGAAGGGCACCATGAAGGACATTCGTGAGAACTTCCAG GACCTGATGCAGTACTGTGCCCAGGACGTGTGGGCCACCCATGAGGTTTTCCAGCAGCAGCTACCGCTCTTCTTGGAGAG GTGTCCCCACCCAGTGACTCTGGCCGGCATGCTGGAGATGGGTGTCTCCTACCTGCCTGTCAACCAGAACTGGGAGCGTTACCTGTCAGAGGCACAGGGCACTTATGAGGAGCTCCAGCGGGAGATGAAGAAGTCGTTGATGGATCTGGCCAATGACGCCTGCCAGCTGCTCTCAGGAGAGAG GTACAAAGAAGACCCCTGGCTCTGGGACCTGGAGTGGGACCTGCAAGAATTTAAGCAGAAGAAAGCTAAGAAGGTGAAGAAGGAACCAGCCACAGCCAGCAAGTTGCCCATCGAGGGGGCTGGGGCCCCTGGTGATCCCATGGATCAGGAAG ACCTCGGCCCCTGCAGTGAGGAGGAGGAGTTTCAACAGGATGTCATGGCCCGCGCCTGCTTGCAGAAGCTGAAGGAGACCACAGAGCTCCTGCCCAAGCGGCCCCAGCACCTTCCTGGACACCCTGG ATGGTACCGGAAGCTCTGCCCCCGGCTAGACGACCCTGCATGGACCCCGGGCCCCagcctcctcagcctgcagatgcgGGTCACACCTAAACTCATGGCACTGACCTGGGATGGCTTCCCTCTGCACTACTCAGAGCGTCATGGCTGGGGCTACCTGGTGCCTGGGCGGCGGGACAACCTGGCCAGTCTGCCGACAGGTACCACCCTGGAGTCAGCTGGGGTGGTCTGCCCCTACAG AGCCATCGAGTCCCTGTACAGGAAGCACTGTCTTGAACAGGGGAAGCAGCAGCTGATACCCCAGGAGGCCGGCCTGGCCGAGGAGTTCCTGCTCACTGACAATAGTGCCATATGGCAAACG GTAGAAGAACTGGATTACTTAGAAGTGGAGGCTGAGGCCAAGATGGAGAACTTGCGAGCTCCAGTGCCAGGTCAACCCCTAGTTCTG ACTGCCCGTGGTGGCCCCAAGGACACCCAGCCCAGCTATCACCATGGCAATGGACCTTACAACGACGTGGACATCCCTGGCTGCTGGTTTTTCAAGCTGCCTCACAAG GATGGTAATAGCTGTAATGTGGGAAGCCCCTTTGCCAAGGACTTCCTGCCCAAGATGGAGGATGGCACCCTGCAGGCTGGCCCAGGAGGTGCCAGTGGGCCCCGTGCTCTGGAAATCAACAAAATGATTTCTTTCTGGAGGAACGCCCATAAACGTATCAG CTCCCAGATGGTGGTGTGGCTGCCCAGGTCAGCTCTGCCCCGTGCTGTGATCAG GCACCCTGACTATGATGAGGAAGGCCTCTATGGGGCCATCCTGCCCCAAGTGGTGACTGCCGGCACCATCACTCGCCGGGCTGTGGAGCCCACATGGCTCACTGCCAGCAATGCCCGG CCTGACCGAGTAGGCAGTGAGTTGAAAGCCATGGTGCAGGCCCCACCTGGCTACACCCTTGTGGGTGCTGATGTGGACTCCCAAGAGCTGTGGATTGCAGCTGTGCTTGGAGACGCCCACTTTGCCGGCATGCATG GCTGCACAGCCTTTGGGTGGATGACACTGCAGGGCAGGAAGAGCAGGGGCACTGATCTACACAGTAAGACAGCCACTACTGTGGGCATCAGCCGTGAGCATGCCAAAATCTTCAACTACGGCCGCATCTATGGTGCTGGGCAGCCCTTTGCTGAGCGCTTACTAATGCAGTTTAACCACCGGCTCACACAGCAGGAGGCAGCTGAGAAGGCCCAGCAGATGTACGCTGCCACCAAGGGCCTCCGCTG GTATCGGCTGTCGGATGAGGGCGAGTGGCTGGTGAGGGAGTTGCACCTCCCAGTGGACAGGACTGAGGGTGGCTGGATTTCCCTGCAGGATCTGCGCAAGGTCCAGAGAGAAACTGCAAGGAA GTCACAGTGGAGGAAGTGGGAGGTGATTGCTGAACGGGCATGGAAGGGGGGCACAGAGTCAGAAATGTTCAATAAGCTTGAGAGCATTGCTACGTCTGACATACCACGTACCCCGGTGCTGGGCTGCCGCATCAGCCGAGCCCTGGAGCCCTCGGCTGTCCGGGAAGAG TTTATGACCAGCCGTGTGAATTGGGTGGTACAGAGCTCTGCTGTTGACTACTTACACCTCATGCTTGTGGCCATGAAGTGGCTGTTTGAAGAGTTTGCCATAGACGGGCGCTTCTGCATCAGCATCCATGACGAGGTTCGCTACCTGGTGCGGGAGGAGGACCGCTACCGTGCTGCCCTGGCCTTGCAGATCACCAACCTCTTGACCAG GTGCATGTTTGCCTACAAGCTGGGTCTGAATGACTTGCCCCAGTCAGTCGCCTTTTTCAGTGCAGTCGATATTGACCGGTGCCTCAGGAAGGAAGTGACCATGGATTGTAAAACCCCTTCCAACCCAACTGGGATGGAAAGGAGATACGGGATTCCCCAGG GTGAAGCGCTGGATATTTACCAGATAATTGAACTCACCAAAGGCTCCTTGGAAAAACGAAGCCAGCCTGGACCATAG
- the POLG gene encoding DNA polymerase subunit gamma-1 isoform X2, whose product MSRLLWRKVAGATVGPGPVPAPGRWVSSSVPASDPSDEQRRRRQQQQQQQQQQQPQQPQVPSSEGGQLRHNPLHIQMLSRGLHEQIFGQGGEMPGEAAVRRSVEHLQKHGLWGQPAAPLPDVELRLPPLYGDNLDQHFRLLAQKQSLPYLEAANLLLQAQLPPKPPAWAWAEGWTRYGPEGEAVPVAIPEERALVFDVEVCLAEGICPTLAVAISPSAWYSWCSRRLVEERYSWTSQLSPADLIPLEVPGGASSPTQRDWQEQLVVGHNVSFDRAHIREQYLIQGSGMRFLDTMSMHMAISGLSSFQRSLWIAAKQGKHKVQPPTKQVQKSQRKARRGPAVSSWDWLDISSVNNLAEVRRLYVGGPPLEKEPRELFVKGTMKDIRENFQDLMQYCAQDVWATHEVFQQQLPLFLERCPHPVTLAGMLEMGVSYLPVNQNWERYLSEAQGTYEELQREMKKSLMDLANDACQLLSGERYKEDPWLWDLEWDLQEFKQKKAKKVKKEPATASKLPIEGAGAPGDPMDQEDLGPCSEEEEFQQDVMARACLQKLKETTELLPKRPQHLPGHPGWYRKLCPRLDDPAWTPGPSLLSLQMRVTPKLMALTWDGFPLHYSERHGWGYLVPGRRDNLASLPTGTTLESAGVVCPYRAIESLYRKHCLEQGKQQLIPQEAGLAEEFLLTDNSAIWQTVEELDYLEVEAEAKMENLRAPVPGQPLVLTARGGPKDTQPSYHHGNGPYNDVDIPGCWFFKLPHKDGNSCNVGSPFAKDFLPKMEDGTLQAGPGGASGPRALEINKMISFWRNAHKRIRYRLSDEGEWLVRELHLPVDRTEGGWISLQDLRKVQRETARKSQWRKWEVIAERAWKGGTESEMFNKLESIATSDIPRTPVLGCRISRALEPSAVREEFMTSRVNWVVQSSAVDYLHLMLVAMKWLFEEFAIDGRFCISIHDEVRYLVREEDRYRAALALQITNLLTRCMFAYKLGLNDLPQSVAFFSAVDIDRCLRKEVTMDCKTPSNPTGMERRYGIPQGEALDIYQIIELTKGSLEKRSQPGP is encoded by the exons ATGAGCCGCCTGCTCTGGAGGAAGGTGGCCGGCGCCACCGTCGGGCCAGGGCCGGTTCCAGCTCCGGGGCGCTGGGTCTCCAGCTCCGTCCCCGCGTCCGACCCCAGCGACGAGCaacggcggcggcggcagcagcagcagcagcaacagcagcaacagcagcctCAGCAGCCGCAAGTGCCATCCTCGGAGGGCGGGCAGCTGCGGCACAACCCATTGCACATCCAGATGCTCTCGAGAGGGCTGCACGAGCAAATCTTCGGGCAAGGAGGGGAGATGCCCGGCGAGGCCGCGGTGCGCCGCAGCGTCGAGCACCTGCAGAAGCACGGGCTCTGGGGGCAGCCAGCCGCGCCCTTGCCCGACGTGGAGCTGCGCCTGCCGCCCCTCTACGGGGACAACCTGGACCAGCACTTCCGCCTCCTGGCCCAGAAGCAGAGCCTGCCCTACTTGGAGGCGGCCAACTTGCTGTTGCAGGCCCAGCTGCCCCCGAAGCCCCCGGCTTGGGCCTGGGCGGAGGGCTGGACCCGGTACGGCCCCGAGGGGGAGGCCGTACCCGTGGCCATCCCCGAGGAGCGGGCCCTGGTGTTCGACGTGGAGGTCTGCTTGGCAGAGGGAATTTGCCCCACATTGGCGGTGGCCATATCCCCCTCGGCCTG GTATTCCTGGTGCAGCCGGCGGCTGGTGGAAGAGCGTTACTCTTGGACCAGCCAGCTGTCGCCGGCTGACCTCATCCCCCTGGAGGTCCCTGGTGGTGCCAGCAGCCCCACCCAGAGAGATTGGCAGGAGCAGTTAGTGGTGGGGCACAATGTTTCCTTTGACCGAGCTCATATCAGGGAGCAGTACCTGATCCAG ggtTCCGGCATGCGTTTCCTGGACACCATGAGCATGCACATGGCCATCTCAGGGCTAAGCAGCTTCCAGCGCAGTCTGTGGATAGCAGCCAAGCAGGGCAAGCACAAGGTCCAGCCCCCCACAAAGCAAGTCCAGAAGTCCCAGAGGAAAGCCAGAAGAGGCCCAGCG GTCTCATCCTGGGACTGGCTGGACATCAGCAGTGTCAACAATCTGGCAGAGGTGCGCAGACTTTATGTAGGGGGGCCTCCCTTAGAGAAGGAGCCTCGAGAACTGTTTGTGAAGGGCACCATGAAGGACATTCGTGAGAACTTCCAG GACCTGATGCAGTACTGTGCCCAGGACGTGTGGGCCACCCATGAGGTTTTCCAGCAGCAGCTACCGCTCTTCTTGGAGAG GTGTCCCCACCCAGTGACTCTGGCCGGCATGCTGGAGATGGGTGTCTCCTACCTGCCTGTCAACCAGAACTGGGAGCGTTACCTGTCAGAGGCACAGGGCACTTATGAGGAGCTCCAGCGGGAGATGAAGAAGTCGTTGATGGATCTGGCCAATGACGCCTGCCAGCTGCTCTCAGGAGAGAG GTACAAAGAAGACCCCTGGCTCTGGGACCTGGAGTGGGACCTGCAAGAATTTAAGCAGAAGAAAGCTAAGAAGGTGAAGAAGGAACCAGCCACAGCCAGCAAGTTGCCCATCGAGGGGGCTGGGGCCCCTGGTGATCCCATGGATCAGGAAG ACCTCGGCCCCTGCAGTGAGGAGGAGGAGTTTCAACAGGATGTCATGGCCCGCGCCTGCTTGCAGAAGCTGAAGGAGACCACAGAGCTCCTGCCCAAGCGGCCCCAGCACCTTCCTGGACACCCTGG ATGGTACCGGAAGCTCTGCCCCCGGCTAGACGACCCTGCATGGACCCCGGGCCCCagcctcctcagcctgcagatgcgGGTCACACCTAAACTCATGGCACTGACCTGGGATGGCTTCCCTCTGCACTACTCAGAGCGTCATGGCTGGGGCTACCTGGTGCCTGGGCGGCGGGACAACCTGGCCAGTCTGCCGACAGGTACCACCCTGGAGTCAGCTGGGGTGGTCTGCCCCTACAG AGCCATCGAGTCCCTGTACAGGAAGCACTGTCTTGAACAGGGGAAGCAGCAGCTGATACCCCAGGAGGCCGGCCTGGCCGAGGAGTTCCTGCTCACTGACAATAGTGCCATATGGCAAACG GTAGAAGAACTGGATTACTTAGAAGTGGAGGCTGAGGCCAAGATGGAGAACTTGCGAGCTCCAGTGCCAGGTCAACCCCTAGTTCTG ACTGCCCGTGGTGGCCCCAAGGACACCCAGCCCAGCTATCACCATGGCAATGGACCTTACAACGACGTGGACATCCCTGGCTGCTGGTTTTTCAAGCTGCCTCACAAG GATGGTAATAGCTGTAATGTGGGAAGCCCCTTTGCCAAGGACTTCCTGCCCAAGATGGAGGATGGCACCCTGCAGGCTGGCCCAGGAGGTGCCAGTGGGCCCCGTGCTCTGGAAATCAACAAAATGATTTCTTTCTGGAGGAACGCCCATAAACGTATCAG GTATCGGCTGTCGGATGAGGGCGAGTGGCTGGTGAGGGAGTTGCACCTCCCAGTGGACAGGACTGAGGGTGGCTGGATTTCCCTGCAGGATCTGCGCAAGGTCCAGAGAGAAACTGCAAGGAA GTCACAGTGGAGGAAGTGGGAGGTGATTGCTGAACGGGCATGGAAGGGGGGCACAGAGTCAGAAATGTTCAATAAGCTTGAGAGCATTGCTACGTCTGACATACCACGTACCCCGGTGCTGGGCTGCCGCATCAGCCGAGCCCTGGAGCCCTCGGCTGTCCGGGAAGAG TTTATGACCAGCCGTGTGAATTGGGTGGTACAGAGCTCTGCTGTTGACTACTTACACCTCATGCTTGTGGCCATGAAGTGGCTGTTTGAAGAGTTTGCCATAGACGGGCGCTTCTGCATCAGCATCCATGACGAGGTTCGCTACCTGGTGCGGGAGGAGGACCGCTACCGTGCTGCCCTGGCCTTGCAGATCACCAACCTCTTGACCAG GTGCATGTTTGCCTACAAGCTGGGTCTGAATGACTTGCCCCAGTCAGTCGCCTTTTTCAGTGCAGTCGATATTGACCGGTGCCTCAGGAAGGAAGTGACCATGGATTGTAAAACCCCTTCCAACCCAACTGGGATGGAAAGGAGATACGGGATTCCCCAGG GTGAAGCGCTGGATATTTACCAGATAATTGAACTCACCAAAGGCTCCTTGGAAAAACGAAGCCAGCCTGGACCATAG